A region of the Scomber scombrus chromosome 17, fScoSco1.1, whole genome shotgun sequence genome:
CGCTTGTCCTTATTGCTCTGCTCAGTACTCACTGTCAGTTTCATCCACTGGGCTGGCCGGTCCTCCGCTCTACagctgcagtcagtcagtcagtcagtcagtcagtctcaAGGACAAACGCTCTCCTCGCCTCCGGTCTCTGTAGCTCAGCGatgcagcagcacacacacatacacacacacacccaacacacacaaatatataaacgtgcacacacacacacacacacacacacactcttcccctctcctcctttctctcctctcagcgTCTCACTCTGAGAGAGTGTGTCAGACAGAAAGTGTGTCTAAGAGAAGGGGTAAGGGGGGagcagattgtgtgtgtgtgtgtgtgtgtgtgtgtgtgtatgtgtgtgtgtgtgtgtgtgtgtgtgtgtgtgtagggggggggcACAGCCAGCATTCCCTTAATGCAGAGGGAGGTGGGTAGAAAGGAGGGTAGAGGACACAGCGCTCCTGTATTCCCATAGATACAGAGGAGGGATTTCTATTGCAGCCTTGTGCAGAGatgggagagaaagaggcagggagggagggagagcatCATATTTCAGCGATGTTGAGTCAGCATGTGAATGTGATGCATGTGTTGATAGAGTTGGTAAAATTTAGAGGGCATGTTCTTATACACAGTTATAGATTAAAGCTATCATTAAAGGAGATGTGAGAGTTTGCGTGTTGTAGTAACATGAGCTTCTTCTGGTTTGTGCTTAAATGATTGATATCCTGATTGGTGTCAGAAGCTGAACTGgcttcataaaatatatttcaacaGGTTTACACGTTTCATTCTAAAGACTTATTTCAGTGTGAGGTGAGTAAATCATGTGAAAAAGGATGAGGAAAGTTATTTCAAACTGTTAGCAGCTAGTGAGCTGGTATCAAAAATAGAACCGTAGTAACACCAGACACGGATCCAAATTAGAGCCCGACCAATACATTGGCAAAGCTGATTCTGGCTGGCTTTAGCTTGTCACAGTATATTGATATTGGTGTAAATGTCAGCCAGTCCAAAAAATATTGTAGTGCATAAATGCCAAAGTGATGATTGAGCCTATTTAGAAACAAAGAGAACTGTGTTACACTGCTTTCATAATGTTCAATTCTAGGCTCTTTTTaaagagaatttttttttctcttgctgtgAGAAACATGCAGAATTGGTGCAAGTACTGGCCCGTAGTCTTCCTTTCAGCTTGCATAAAGCCCAAACAACCTCTATTAACAAGGTAGGGGAGACTGTATGTAATGAGAGTCGAAAGCCAGGGCCAAAGGTCCACAATTCACACATTGTGAACACGGTAATAACTGAAGACGATGCAGACAAGAACATTTTACTCAGACAGTTAGAGGACACGGAGtaaaggtggtggtggtgggggggacaaaaacatgattttgaaaAGTGAAGACGACCTGTCACCTCCATCCCCAATTGAAATGACATCCTTGTGTTATATTCTCATTGAACAATAACCACCACACAGTTTAGGAGCCTCTGAGTTTAATAGTATTTTCAGACAGTTTACCTCACACTTCTTTCAATTGGCCCAATGGGGTACAAATCAGCTCTCTAGTGATCCAACAAAAGATAAACTGTGTAGGGGAAACAAATATGATTGAGGGACAATGTCTTGCACATTTTGTAtcataattcaatattttattgtacattAAACTCCAACCTGCACTTAAAAGTAATTTCAAGTCTTACTCAAGACTTAGTATGTTGCAGGCATATATGTTGACAACCCAACAATCTAaattaagacataaaaacatttcagaatgaaagaaataacAACAGGTCTGTAACTAGATCATAAAAGTACACAAAGCAGTGTTTCCTCtactgttttttattgtctttaagGGCCCCGCATGACCACGCAGGTGTTCTCAATTCTGCTTAATTAGCCCTCAACCAATCAGTTTGTACTCACTCACAGTCTTGAGAAAAGGTCTAATGAGGAAAATTGAGTGAAAACACCTTTTAGTCACGAGAATGTAGTGCTTCGTATTAAAACGGAACATgacttcattttgtttttcaacatCTGAGAAAAATGAAATTAGCTAAATTAATTCTTAATTTGGACTTCATCAGAATTTCCATAACCTGACAGTCATTTACTTGTTCACTGCATGACTACGGCAGGCTAGATACTGCAGAAGAAAAGCAGTCAACGATAAAAATACTGCAACTTAAACATTGGGTCAAATAGGACAGTAAAGCAGTAAGATGGCAAGACTTTATCTCACGTTTTCCTGGTAAACATCAACAGAAACCTGCTGTGGTCCCAGCTGCACATGCATACATAGACGTgccaaaagaaaggaaaattgtgattttgatttttatcttttttttgtttttggatagATAAAAACATTCTGATGACTCCTTCCAttagaatgagaaataaaatggatgtgaaaaaacaacaactaaatagTCATATAATCCCAACACACATCCATACAGTGTACCCTAACTTCACCACAATAAAAGGAACCTAATATAAATCTTGAGGTATGGCCTACTCAACTCGTCTTTGATTCCAATAAACTTGTGCAATATCAGACAAAACCATTTATCGATAATTCACTAACCTATACCGTTGACTGAAATTAAACCTAACTGTCATCATTGGCTCTCGGTGTATGGTCAACTTCAACATGACCCCAGTTCTCTGACCTGTAACGTGGGCATCTGAGGTAAAAGGGCTGAGGCAGCATGCCAGCTTCACACACTAATAACGAGGCTGTATCagtgtcatttattttctccaaCGTGGAGTTTCGACAGGACAAGTCTTTTCCCCTGCTCCATTTCAGTCATTCTTCTGTCATTCTGTCCATTTTGTGCGAGCAGTCTGTCTCATGCAGTTTCCCCAATATGGGAAAGTTTCTCTCTCGTCATACTGCCTCACATGCCTGGTTTATTCTGGACCTTTTTCTATTGTTTGTTGGACTGAGCAGCATTTCATCTCTGTCCTCCTTGTAGTTCTTGGGACGTCTTACACCGAGCCTGCTCCAGGTTCAGGACCCAGTAACCGGGTGTTCAGTTGAAACCTAGACCTGTGCCTTTGGGTCTCTGTGTTGCCCGGATGGGCTCAGTGATGCCCCTTCCCTCTGGGCCCAGGCCCATCCCTGGGCTCCAGCCCATGCTCTGCATCATGCGGCTCCCCATGTTTGAGTCAGGGATGGGAGCCGCGCCCTCCCCAACTACtcctagagagagagaggtcacaGGTTAGAGGAGAAAAAGATTTTGACAGCTTGTGTATCAGAACACAACTCTGAAAATACACCAACAAAATCCCAATGACTAAGTATTACAATAAATCACATTATATAGTTAATGGTTTGCTTTCAGACAAAATGATGTAAACACCtcattattgaaataaaaaatttgAATTACCAACACTGCTACAAATGTGTCTCAATGACAAATTAGCAGCAACTGTCAGCtataaaagaaatatgaaaagcagcACTTTGACATTCGAGGTTTGACAGAATTAGCAGAGCCTCAGAGACTAACTGCATGTACATCAGTCAACCtcaaacttaaataaatatgtcACATGTGACAAAAATtagttacagtaaaagtaacagtaacaaaaagtaaaagttgGACCATAAAAAATATACAGCAGACAACTTAATAAAACCATCTTTGCCGTTATTTCTTAAACATTTGTTCAATTATTCAATtcattatgaaaagaaaattaatgatAAGCAATACagataattaattatttaagtaAATTATCAAAATGATTGGTTCAAGTTGCTCATATGGGAGTATTTTACATGACTGTACAAAACATTGTtcattcagatttattttttttaacaacaaatcATTAACTGATTATTGTAAAAATGAGAACAAATGAACAGTTCTGATCgcagtgttttggttttgttattTCAAAGTTCTTCCACCTACTTTCTGTCACAACTTCAAAGTATGCCACCATAAAACTTGTTGCAATTAAATCTCTCCTCCAGTGACGTCTTCAACCTATTAAAATTGTGAAGCTCCTCTGAGTCTGAAGCAGCGCATCTAAGTAATGCAATAATGTAATTGACtttgccacatttacagtgcCGTTTCCACGACATCCAGTGAAGGGAAGCGCCATACCCATTTCCGTCTCAGACTGATGATGCTCATTTTGTTTCCGCACTTCCTGGAAGTATGCAGTGTAGTAACAGAGGCTGACCTATTACCTAGTTTAATCCACGCTTTATTTGTATGCAGCATGAGGTTAAGCTGCCTGCTCATTCATTGACATGATTGTTGCGTTCCAGGTAGGTTAAAGCCAAACCGTCAGAACTCACATTTGGCCAGCCCTCGCCGCCACTGTCTCCCGCTGTTCCTGAAAACCCCAACTGTGTCTGGAGTACACGCTTGAGTTGTGCATTACATCATTAATTATGTCACTTTAGGCGATGAAACTTCAGCTGTCTGGATTTCATGACCTTTGCATAAGCCTGCTAATTGAGTTTTAAATGGTTCTTGCAAgtaatttcaattaaaaaacaaccaaattattttttgtttagttgTGCTCATTTATTCCTTCACTCTTGTGTGCTCTCTCTATTTGTTCATCACATTTCTAACTAtaagtatttgtgtgtgtgtgtagagagagcAAACTACACCAAAACAGATGACAAACTGTGTCCTGTACTGTTCTTAATTGATCTTCTATTGAGCATAAATTATGATCAAAATATTGGACATGGCTTCAGAGTAAATATCTTATAATGGGAGTTTGTTAACAGCATAAGGTTTTCATACCTCGCCTTTCCTCCAGAAGTAGCAACTGGCCTAAGGGAAAGGAGCGTGGATTGGGGAAGGGGGGGTAGGGTGATAAACAAGAGTAACTGGCTAAGAGCTAATCCAGTATCTGACAGCACAACTAGCCAGCTGACTCTTGTCCAACAAAGCTTAGGAGGAAAGGGGGTTAAGAGCTAAAGCAGGGTTTAATGAtgggaagaggaagggagaggggtATGAAGGATGAGCAACACGCTACTCTCAGTtcactctttaaaaaatgtggagCGAGACCCTCACTTCTCACCCTAGCCTGCTTGCGTTCAGATCAGTGCATGTGCGAAACAGAAGGcgaggaggaaagaaggctgGTGGACATACTGAGCTCAACCGagagggggaagaaaacaagCAGGAAAACTAGAgccaaaaatacaataatagaGCTGGTTGGTAATAAGAGCCAGATGGTGTGTTAGGTGTAGCTAGGTGTGCATCCGATACCTGAGGGTGCGTTGGAACCGAGGGGGGCTGCTTTTCGCCTCCGCTTGACATCCCCTGTACACAAGGAGCCAAGGTGCCCGCTGGTCTGTCTGCAAATGCAGCCAAGCGACACAAAAATATGGCAGCATTAGTCTGATCTCAAATAACACTACTGATGGTATCTGTTTACATATTACTCTTTTGAAATATACCATTTACCACAAAGGGAAGGAACATTTTGAAGAATGTTAACTTTACATGCTCATTTCTAGTTACTTTCAAGTATGTTTGCATCTGCCTGAAGACTAACAGCCATTATggggtaaaaaaaatccttcataaaaacacatcaaaggaATCAGTAATCAACATACTGATCTGCAGCTCAATGCAGCGCTCCCGTTTCCAGCACATAGCATCAAGTGACTTTGGTTCACCTCAATTAAGAAGGAGTTTGCATCTCTGAATTGAGGTTATAAATCAGCCGTATTTCACTCTTATTCTCACCTGCTGGCTGTTTTTACTGAACAGCTTCTCCGATGCCCTCTGTCTGACCGCGAGTCCCAGTGCAACTacggagagaagaggagagacaagAATGAATGGTCAAACATTCATCGAGTTATCCttcaaacacatcacacaaGTAATACAGTCAACATCAACCAGATTCTGTCCTTCAAAGAGATTGAACTCTAAAATTTGTATTTGAATCAGATCTGAATGGGAATAAAAATGAAGCAAAGAAAATGTGACTCACCTGTCCGTGTTCTCTCCTCGAGCCTGAGCTGAACCACGGCCTGTTGGAAACAAAATTGTGGTATTGAGGTCGAATATTCACAAAAACGTAGCGTTCCAGTTGCAGAAGTCAGACTGCTATAGATCATCATTTCTTGCTGTAAGGAAACTGTTGGCGCTCTTTCAGGAGCATTTAACTCAGAGAACTCAGAGACCTGACCTCCATTTCATCTGTAGCAACATACAGAAGTTACAGTTCATGTATTTGATAATCAGtcagaaaaaaactgtgatGGAATGTGCGTCAGTATTCTAAATGATGTGACTTTGCTTtgtattattgcatattttacactgttttatTGTGTCTTTCCCTTTATCCAACCCTGAAAACCAAAACTGTATTACAAGGCAATTAAAATTGAACTACTCACTCATGGGAGTCCTGGGTTTGTCTGCCCAGTCTGTCGTTGAAGCCCTGACTGGTGCTGCCCTGCAGCCCAGATTCAGACGCCTGCTGGTTTCCATGGAGACGACTCAACCTGGCCTGAAACCCTGACAGACACAGTGTCGGATTGTCAACAATTAAAAAGGATTACTGAATATACTAAACAGTCCCATAATACTGGGTGGGATacaacacagagaggaaaagcagccttatttaatgaaaaacacgtgattgttattatcatttacttatttattatcatGCCTACTGGACCACAGTGAGGATACCATGGAAATGTATTCCATGGAGTACTAGGAAATTAAAAGGAAATTGTATTGTTATGGCGTTTAGCCTCGAACATGTTCATCATGAATAATTAGGTAATAAACTGTTGTGACTACTCTCTGATCATCTGCGAAATGTCTGCCACAGACTACGCTAAAACCAAAGTCTTAGACAGGAAATGTTACTCCCTAAATTTACTACACAGCCAAATGTTGGAGTCTTACTGCTGAACATTGCTTTGATTTGTCTGTGGGATGTGTTTGCCTCCTGCTGGTCATGAGTGAGACTGCAACAACACTGTAAAGTTTGTGCCAGTACGTTTTCACTGGTCCCCAAACCCTTGTgattatactgtaaatactaaCAATATACACTCCTACTGAGTTGTGTAGTATACTTTATGTCAAAATATGTTGGGAGCTGtcttaaaaagacatttttatcacCAGTGTGTCTGAGCTTCTAAAAGTTACAGTGCCGTTTTTAAACCAAGCCCTCTGGTGTGATGGAAGCTTACCTCTCTGTGCTCCGTGGCTCATGAGGGGGAAGGATCCAGTGAGGATGCTATTGAAGACAGGGTCGGCTAGGTCCAGCTCCTCAGACCCTGTCCCTCTCTCCCACCAGGGGACCACTCCTGCCACCCCACATGCACCCCCGGGCCCTGACACGGAGCCTGGCTCACCATCATAGAACCAGTCGCTCTGCTCGTCGTCACCTGGATGGGAGAGGACAGAGGCGGAAAATGTGACCTCAAAGTCACCattgacacatactgtatacttacTGTGTACTTCGGACTAATACTGTCTGACATATCTGAGTAAAGTACCTTGCCTCCCCTCATCATTGGTGTAGAGGCCTCCATCACTGCTGTTACTGACACTGCTGTTTTCActaaaaatggaagaaaaaggaaaagaaaaaaagattaaagacatttcacacaaaaaatggtAAAGAAGAAGCCAATAATGGTCCTataagctcacacacacaacatgtgCAGGACGTTTTTCAAATCTAGCGCCAAAAGTGTTTCTGTAACAACaccataattatatttttatttttttaaaccaatatgtttttcctctttttgttttattaaaggaaaattaaatGCTGCCTGAACACAGGCCGCTGTATAAGAACGTTGTAAAAATAAGCTTGTCtaaaattggggaaaaaaatattaaatcaggAATTTTCTAAGCCAGATTTTAGTACTTGACTGCTTTTGATACTCAGGAATATGGAAACAGCAGCATTGAGATTCATCACCGGTTGGCCTACAgcctcacacacagagagacagaggagttGCAACTTCTGGGCaggacatgaaaaaaacaaaaggtcaaAACACTAACCACCTGTCACTCATGTCTTCATCCGAACccttctgctcctccagctccatCTTGTCTTTGGACCCTTCCATTGGAGATGAGATGGGGTCTTCactctccaccaccaccccttCATCCGCAGCCTCCAGTCCTAGCCTGTGGGTGGCcagtttccttttctttatcctGCTCTTCCCTCCCCCCGGTCCTACCAGGCCACCTCCACAAAGCTCCATGGCAACCCTGCCCTCCTGCCCTGCACCCAGTCTATGAGGCCTGCTGCCAACCCGAGCTTTGGGGACAGGTGGGGGCCCGAGCatggtggaggaggggggctCTGACTCCACAGGAGGGTCCACAGCCATCCGTTTGACCTTACGTCGTCGCCTAAGACTGCGAGTTCCCTCTGCGGACCCCAGGACACCCAAGTCGTCTGGCCAAAGGGGCCTCTTGCTTCGTCCCATGTCAGCTGTAAGGGGGGTGCGGCGTTTGGGGCCAAGTTGTTCATCCGAGTCGCTGTTGTCACGGGCATGGCTGTTGGCAGCAGACACACCTCCTGTGCTGTTGCGGTAGTCCTGCAACCAATGTCAATGTGGTAAATACCAGACTGTGATCCTAATGCTAAATTAAGAAACTTAAGAGAGACCTATACTTGTCTGGGCTGAAGTGATAACACAGCGGTATGCAACACTGACAAATGTTTCACATATGAGTAGATTGTGAGACATCACAACTGGTTTGGAAGCCAAGACTTCTAAATTGCTTCCCAGATCTGATATTATCTACAATTTCAACTCAATTATTTCAAAAAATGAAAGATAGATATGACAATTCAGTGATATTATCAAGTTAGCACAGAAACCGAAAGAAAAACAAtcttatttgattatttaccAGCTAAAAGATGAAAGTAGAGCAGGTAAAAGGATATAATAGAAAGACAGATATACAGATAGATTGATTGTTAGGTTATTGTCCCCATGATTGTTAGGTTATTGTCCCCCAAGACATTTGTCTTGGACTCCGCAAAATTACACACCATGGCATGAGTCTGTTAAGGTTTGTAGTTGGCCTTCAGTACAGCTACAATGGAAACGTCCAATCACCTTAAATCAACAAACACCACTGAATTGTCGCCCACCCTTGACGTAACCTATGTTTATTTTAAGCTATTGTTTAATATTCCAGCTGATAAAAGAAACAATGGGTGTTGAGAAACATTTACTGAGTTGGGTTACATCAAAAGCTTTAGAGAGCATAACTTGCTTAataatttccctttttttactCAACATCATCTCTGAATGTCTCAAGAGCATACTCAAGTGTTTTACTCAAGGACCCTACCGCTGGTTTGTAGACAAGTCCTGGATCTGAACAAAATACCTCACCTTGTGTTCTTCCACACTGGACTCTGAACCCTCACTGAGGTGGCCCGTCTCCCAGGGAGGGTGCGGGTTGTCCGAGCGTCGTTTTCTGCCCCTGCGCTTCCGAGCCTGTCTCTTCAGCAGACAGCCCACTGCCAGTGCATGGTCTCCTCCATCACCAAAACCACCACGAGCAGCTTGCTCCGAGCTCTCCTCCAGCGCTGACACCAGGTCATGAACCAGCTCGTCCATCGTCCGGCGAAAGTGCCTGAGGAGCAGAGAAGATGAGAGATAGGGGtattattaatatacatttataattacaAAGCTGGGGGAATGCAACTTTTGTGTGAAGGACAGCTTTGTATGTAATTAGGATACTTAAGCgagtttgtgtctgtgtttgaggaTAAGTGGTTCATTTCcattagtgaaaaaaaaaacactgaaaaaaagaagatgccATTTTTTTAAGAAGACCTAAACCCTACGTCGTGCGTTAAACAAAATTAGACGTATATAATATGTCgaaattacattaatgtttagAACCATAAATAAAACGTTAGGTAGCAATGAAACTCAAATGAGCTAAAATAGATAATTATTCAAACATTACACACATCTGTTTTTGCCGAGCAAAGTTAAAGACAACACCCAATGAGTCCCCTCGTTATTACTTGCGATTGTAAATCTTTCAAATGTCAGATTTAAGAGTGTACAGCGTCATTTGCAAACGCCCTAATAATGAGCTTAGACACTACACTGTGTTTGCGGTAATTACCTCTGGGTTAAGCTGTATTTTTTCGGGTTGTTATTAGCTTTACAAGCTAACGGTTTCTTGCTAGCTAAGCTAACTGAGTCCACTAAATCAAATAAACAACTATTTTAGCGCTCGTTTACAAGCTAATTAGCTGCAGTCACGTAGGAGCATCAGCACCGGTAAAGTATGTTCATCAGAGGGGCTGTcttcataaaataaacaacaaagagGCGCTTAGATAGTCTGATTAGCTTTGCTGCTCTTCAGCTAGCAACGTTAGCTTATAGCTCTAGCCGGCTGATTCACGGACGTGAACAATATGGTACGTCTCGGTGATTTTAAAGACCACCTACCAGCCGGTTCCCGCTTTGCCGATGGTTTTTAGATTAGCTGCACGGAACATTAAAGCCGCCAAATGCCGGATACCTTTAGCCAGAAACAACGGACAAACAGTGACACACTACTGACACCATCCTGACACAAACGCTACCGATCAGCTCGCTGGATCAATATgcgacaggaggaggaggacacggtgagagaggagaggtatGCTACCTTCAGGTACTGgaggaaaacatgaaatgtcctttatttgtgttattttgtaatgtttatCACAGGggtgggaaggttactttggaataCTTTGGATGTAAGagtttacagattactagttaccctatttaagatttcataaataatgtaactatttaattacttaatcaaagtaatgtttACATTAATCAGagcttattacatttgattactttttgattacttttctaattttctaatgaatgtttttaactgtttggGTAAGTGTACCCTTTAataaaatctaagttcaggggtttttcatggatactgacatgacgtataagggagatcatttcttataaagcaagatcgATCTTAtttggaaatgtattcattagttcatgtagattttgtgTTCTCCAAATAAGgtccacgtcatgatttatttacaaatgttaaaaaatatattgttttcaaataattaaaaacaataatatattttaacagtTACATGTTTTTAGAAATTAGGAAAAATCTctcctcctgagtaaaatcttaaaggtctttgtaatcatcaatatttttttaagtagctgtaatttaattacacccTTTTTGTACCGGATTACTGTtacaattattttgtaattaaattacctAGGCTACATGTAACTATTTACTCCCTATTGGGTTAAGTAATGTTTTGGTCAGGGTTTAATTTATTGTACATTTACTCCAAATCTTTTATAGACATATTTTGTTATAATTTCGGgtcaaatatacatttatatgtagACTATGATTCGATAGCCTGCCACTACAGTTGTAAATCGAAGTTTAAGCACAGAGCTTTTAAATCCGAGTTTAAACATAGGACATAAAGGCTACTTGGTCCTTAATGTAAGGTCATCATGCATTTGCCTTTTTAGAACACTGGAGGGCAATGTAGGCCACAGCTGAGTAAGTTTAACATTACAGTTGGATGACTTTCAGCTGGTTTATCAAATATATACCAAAGGTCACCGGTACCATTACAAAACACATCACTAACCACACTGTCATATTAATTACGGtggtcactggaagagtcaacGGATACTGGGGAGACTTGGACTTGACCTCATGTGACAGGTGCTCTGATCTTGTCTGAATGTCAGTGACAGCACTATCATGGTCAACCCGGGgtcaacagcaacaacaagtGTCACACACTGACTGTGTAAACTAATGAGAAatttacacactgaaaaaaactgtCAAGCATGCATTGGGAGGGGGAGCTTTGTGCCAAGGTAATTTGTTGTCTGACTGCTTTGTGatcatgtgtgggtgtgtgtgtgtatgaggaaGTCCACTTAGAGTAATATTCTGACAAACAATCCTAACAGGTGCCCCTCCCAGAATGCCTGAGAAGTCAAAGGGTCTGGTGCATGATGACCACTCGAGGAGCGTCTCAGGTTTCTGACCAGGGGGCCCAGGTAAATTTAGTAAGACGCTGTCCATTTACACACTGCAGTCAGACCCGCACACTCACAGAGTGAAGACACGAGTTGTAGACCGGACTGGTCTTGTGGTTGTATACACATGTATTGAGAGGTAGGAAAGACCAGAGATTTGAAGCTGGGATTGAACACATTATGGAATCATGATATCAGCAGAGGATGATGAAGAGTTAGATGAGACTGTTGAACATGATGTCAGTGACACCACCTGGAGTTGGGTAAAGTAATTTGTAAATCATCTGCATGTTGCCAGAGGAACCCATAATTAGCACGAAAATGCACATTGATGAACTTCATGACCATAATGCATGTGATGGTGgcatttagtttaaaatgtgaGTAAATATAGACTGAGAGTGTGGATATATGCAAgcctacacacacgcacacacacacacacacacacacacacacacacacacacacacacacacacacacgtacacacacacacacacacacacacacacacacatacacacacacacacacacacacacacacaagttctGTATCATCTGGCCCCAGACAGTAGTTTGTTTCATTTAAGTGTag
Encoded here:
- the gpatch2 gene encoding G patch domain-containing protein 2 isoform X2, coding for MFRAANLKTIGKAGTGWHFRRTMDELVHDLVSALEESSEQAARGGFGDGGDHALAVGCLLKRQARKRRGRKRRSDNPHPPWETGHLSEGSESSVEEHKDYRNSTGGVSAANSHARDNSDSDEQLGPKRRTPLTADMGRSKRPLWPDDLGVLGSAEGTRSLRRRRKVKRMAVDPPVESEPPSSTMLGPPPVPKARVGSRPHRLGAGQEGRVAMELCGGGLVGPGGGKSRIKKRKLATHRLGLEAADEGVVVESEDPISSPMEGSKDKMELEEQKGSDEDMSDSENSSVSNSSDGGLYTNDEGRQGDDEQSDWFYDGEPGSVSGPGGACGVAGVVPWWERGTGSEELDLADPVFNSILTGSFPLMSHGAQRGFQARLSRLHGNQQASESGLQGSTSQGFNDRLGRQTQDSHEPWFSSGSRREHGQLHWDSRSDRGHRRSCSVKTASRQTSGHLGSLCTGDVKRRRKAAPLGSNAPSGVVGEGAAPIPDSNMGSRMMQSMGWSPGMGLGPEGRGITEPIRATQRPKGTGLGFN
- the gpatch2 gene encoding G patch domain-containing protein 2 isoform X1, encoding MFRAANLKTIGKAGTGWHFRRTMDELVHDLVSALEESSEQAARGGFGDGGDHALAVGCLLKRQARKRRGRKRRSDNPHPPWETGHLSEGSESSVEEHKDYRNSTGGVSAANSHARDNSDSDEQLGPKRRTPLTADMGRSKRPLWPDDLGVLGSAEGTRSLRRRRKVKRMAVDPPVESEPPSSTMLGPPPVPKARVGSRPHRLGAGQEGRVAMELCGGGLVGPGGGKSRIKKRKLATHRLGLEAADEGVVVESEDPISSPMEGSKDKMELEEQKGSDEDMSDRCENSSVSNSSDGGLYTNDEGRQGDDEQSDWFYDGEPGSVSGPGGACGVAGVVPWWERGTGSEELDLADPVFNSILTGSFPLMSHGAQRGFQARLSRLHGNQQASESGLQGSTSQGFNDRLGRQTQDSHEPWFSSGSRREHGQLHWDSRSDRGHRRSCSVKTASRQTSGHLGSLCTGDVKRRRKAAPLGSNAPSGVVGEGAAPIPDSNMGSRMMQSMGWSPGMGLGPEGRGITEPIRATQRPKGTGLGFN